One window from the genome of Treponema sp. OMZ 838 encodes:
- the sdaAA gene encoding L-serine ammonia-lyase, iron-sulfur-dependent, subunit alpha: MLSYESINELYKTAEAQHKRIREIVLEDQSAQLEQPEEALIRRMEENLTAMLEAIENGSKPGVKSTSGLTGGDAYRLKQTIAEGKHLCGDLMSNAIQMAMAVSEINAAMGKIVATPTAGSCGILPGALGALLKVHGIPQKEVVLSLFTAGAVGMVVANKASIAGASGGCQAECGTASAMAAACIVELLGGTPEMAAHAVAITLKCILGLVCDPVAGLVEIPCIKRNASGVTLAFTAAELALAGIKSAIPVDETIESLKRVGDGLPASLRETAQGGLAITPTGQAFERQVFGTHSPLTGSPCNTCGSCGSCGN, from the coding sequence ATGCTTAGTTATGAATCAATCAACGAATTATATAAAACAGCGGAAGCGCAGCATAAACGTATCAGAGAGATTGTATTAGAAGATCAATCAGCACAGCTTGAACAGCCGGAAGAAGCGTTGATTAGGCGGATGGAAGAAAACTTGACAGCCATGCTGGAAGCAATCGAAAACGGCAGCAAACCGGGGGTTAAATCGACCAGCGGATTAACCGGTGGAGATGCATACCGATTAAAACAGACGATTGCGGAAGGTAAACACCTTTGCGGGGATCTTATGTCAAACGCTATTCAGATGGCAATGGCAGTATCCGAAATAAACGCCGCGATGGGAAAAATTGTTGCAACTCCCACAGCCGGTTCCTGCGGTATTCTTCCCGGCGCATTGGGCGCCTTGCTAAAAGTACACGGTATTCCGCAGAAAGAAGTAGTGCTGTCGCTGTTTACTGCAGGAGCTGTCGGTATGGTTGTTGCAAACAAGGCGTCGATTGCGGGCGCTTCAGGCGGATGCCAAGCTGAATGCGGCACCGCTTCCGCGATGGCAGCAGCGTGCATTGTGGAACTCTTAGGCGGCACACCGGAGATGGCGGCTCATGCCGTAGCGATAACCCTCAAGTGTATTTTGGGATTGGTATGCGATCCCGTTGCCGGCTTGGTAGAAATTCCTTGCATTAAACGGAATGCTTCCGGCGTTACACTTGCCTTTACCGCTGCAGAGCTGGCACTTGCAGGTATTAAAAGCGCAATTCCCGTGGATGAAACCATCGAGTCCCTCAAACGGGTCGGCGACGGACTTCCGGCATCGCTTCGTGAAACGGCCCAAGGAGGTTTAGCAATAACACCGACGGGACAAGCCTTTGAACGGCAGGTCTTCGGTACGCACTCACCGCTTACCGGCAGTCCGTGCAATACCTGCGGCTCATGCGGATCATGTGGTAACTGA
- a CDS encoding AEC family transporter codes for MGSFFIAFNAVMPVVLLVVFGYFLKQQGYFSKTTIAQLNKLCFDLLLPIVTFNNIRKTNLNEVFDLRFVLYAAGSILVAIFLLIIIVPLFEKDKKKQGVMIQGTFRSNFVMLGIPLSSYIAGENSAILASMLIMVVVPIFNAAAVVIFSIYGGCAVNKKKLIRDVLKNHMVIASLLGIMMSLLHPPIPHFFNKSLTDIGKVGSVFPIIVLGAMLDFSKVSANFKNLLITVAGKLIGMPLIFITPAVYLGFRANEIVALIALYGSPTAVISAVMAEQLGCDHELAAQVVIFSTVLSCITIFGIVFVLSFLKVI; via the coding sequence ATGGGAAGTTTCTTTATAGCATTTAATGCAGTTATGCCGGTCGTTCTCTTAGTTGTTTTCGGCTATTTTCTCAAACAACAAGGGTATTTCAGCAAGACAACGATTGCCCAATTAAATAAGCTCTGCTTTGACTTACTTTTACCGATCGTAACCTTTAATAATATTAGAAAGACAAATTTAAATGAAGTTTTCGATTTGCGCTTCGTTCTGTATGCCGCAGGAAGTATTTTAGTCGCTATCTTTCTGCTTATTATCATTGTTCCCTTATTTGAGAAAGATAAAAAAAAGCAAGGCGTTATGATTCAGGGGACATTCAGAAGTAATTTTGTGATGCTTGGGATTCCCCTTTCTTCTTATATTGCAGGAGAAAACAGCGCGATCTTGGCATCGATGCTTATTATGGTTGTTGTTCCCATCTTCAATGCTGCAGCCGTTGTTATATTTTCAATCTATGGCGGATGCGCCGTCAACAAAAAGAAGCTGATACGAGATGTATTAAAAAATCACATGGTCATTGCCTCTCTTTTAGGAATTATGATGTCCTTGCTGCATCCTCCTATTCCCCATTTTTTCAATAAATCGTTGACGGATATCGGCAAAGTAGGCAGTGTATTTCCCATTATCGTACTGGGTGCAATGCTCGATTTTTCAAAAGTTTCGGCAAATTTTAAAAATCTGTTGATTACCGTTGCAGGCAAGCTCATCGGTATGCCGTTGATCTTTATTACGCCGGCTGTTTATCTTGGATTTCGAGCCAATGAGATTGTAGCGCTTATCGCCCTTTACGGTTCTCCTACGGCTGTTATTTCAGCGGTTATGGCTGAACAACTTGGCTGTGATCATGAACTCGCTGCTCAAGTCGTTATTTTCTCAACGGTACTATCGTGTATCACTATTTTCGGGATAGTCTTTGTACTGAGCTTTTTGAAGGTGATATAG
- a CDS encoding methyl-accepting chemotaxis protein: protein MKIRTSVNLFLVTTLIIAVCGALAFSVMQARSYMESNFYKTVPFMLDASCSELQANLAVGLARSQDLAEEPYLLDWFNSYEKDNENGAKVTERLIDVSQDEQFSAGFAASNLTGNYYVVDSNKQVKKDILTEADDSWFFTMMKSPQTLFYSVDYNKTLNKTNFWFNVKVFNTAGEAIGFAGMAVDLQKTVAKINKSLPSPQSWVGIIDNTDTLSLCSNADFTNKKLNKVIGILSNLTGYSNLQYYDDASLGRVVVVKKQLANLPYYTIMAVPVKDFAPPIFAIMSYSLLWTAVLVIVMIAVNQFMLRYLFGRFIKLHAIFDKVAEGDFTVQAAVHSDELGAIALSMNNAIEKIRASFLVITNTAKNMQAVSQTLSTRMVNSAAALNEITGNIESVKDSVMVQHTEVTETAAKIDSIAQTMSSLDFHIDNQAKSISGSSLTIEEIIKNIRTLQERAEKNLQSIKTLEKTTHTGKETVAMVVEVTKVVTEQSESLLDAITVIQNTASQTNLLAMNAAIEAAHAGEAGKGFAVVADEIRKLAEESGAQGTSITKVLEELKHKIESLNGAGPLVAEQFEKISAMMDFIYRQEDGMIRTMKEQMQGGEDVLNVISEVNAITSKVKADSNNILSEATDISAGIKKLANLSEIITQSMAEMASGIAEVNNAMQEVNTIAMNNQKNAANVTGEIGKFKV, encoded by the coding sequence ATGAAAATACGGACATCAGTTAACCTGTTTTTGGTAACGACGCTTATTATCGCTGTTTGCGGAGCCCTCGCTTTTAGCGTTATGCAAGCAAGGTCATATATGGAAAGTAATTTCTATAAGACCGTACCGTTTATGTTGGATGCTTCATGTTCTGAATTACAGGCAAACCTTGCAGTGGGCTTAGCACGTTCGCAAGACTTAGCGGAAGAACCGTACTTGCTGGATTGGTTTAACAGTTATGAAAAAGATAACGAAAATGGCGCTAAAGTTACCGAAAGACTGATTGATGTTAGTCAAGATGAACAGTTTTCTGCCGGTTTTGCCGCTTCGAATTTAACCGGTAATTACTATGTTGTTGATAGTAATAAACAGGTAAAAAAAGATATACTTACCGAAGCCGATGATTCATGGTTTTTTACCATGATGAAAAGTCCGCAGACGTTATTTTATAGTGTCGATTATAATAAAACGCTCAATAAAACGAATTTTTGGTTTAACGTAAAAGTATTTAATACGGCAGGGGAAGCTATCGGATTTGCCGGTATGGCAGTCGATTTACAAAAAACCGTTGCTAAAATAAATAAATCGCTACCGAGTCCGCAATCATGGGTCGGCATTATTGATAATACCGATACATTATCGCTTTGCTCAAATGCCGACTTTACAAATAAAAAACTGAATAAGGTGATCGGTATTCTTTCAAACTTAACCGGCTACAGTAATCTTCAATACTATGACGATGCTTCGCTCGGCAGAGTGGTTGTTGTAAAAAAACAGCTTGCCAATTTGCCTTATTATACTATCATGGCAGTTCCTGTAAAGGATTTTGCACCGCCGATTTTCGCGATTATGAGCTATTCTCTTTTATGGACGGCCGTACTGGTAATAGTTATGATCGCAGTCAATCAGTTTATGCTCCGCTATTTATTCGGACGATTTATTAAACTCCATGCTATTTTCGATAAAGTTGCAGAAGGTGATTTTACCGTTCAGGCAGCAGTACATTCCGATGAGCTCGGTGCCATCGCGTTATCCATGAATAATGCAATAGAAAAAATCCGTGCTTCTTTTTTGGTTATCACTAATACGGCAAAAAATATGCAAGCGGTTAGCCAGACATTGTCTACAAGAATGGTGAATTCTGCTGCAGCACTTAATGAGATAACAGGAAATATTGAAAGTGTAAAAGACAGCGTCATGGTTCAGCATACGGAAGTTACTGAAACTGCTGCAAAGATAGATTCTATTGCTCAAACGATGTCAAGCCTTGATTTTCATATTGATAATCAAGCTAAAAGTATTTCCGGTTCATCTCTTACAATCGAAGAAATTATAAAAAATATCCGGACTTTACAAGAACGGGCTGAAAAAAATCTTCAATCGATTAAAACCCTTGAAAAAACAACTCATACCGGTAAAGAGACCGTTGCGATGGTTGTTGAGGTAACAAAGGTAGTAACGGAGCAATCCGAGAGTCTTCTCGATGCTATTACGGTTATTCAGAATACGGCAAGCCAAACAAACCTTCTCGCGATGAATGCTGCAATTGAGGCAGCCCATGCGGGGGAAGCGGGAAAAGGGTTTGCAGTCGTCGCCGATGAGATACGAAAACTGGCTGAGGAATCGGGTGCTCAAGGTACAAGTATTACTAAGGTTTTGGAAGAACTTAAACATAAGATCGAAAGTCTTAATGGTGCAGGACCGCTGGTAGCGGAGCAATTTGAAAAAATCAGTGCTATGATGGACTTTATCTATCGACAGGAAGACGGCATGATCCGTACCATGAAGGAACAAATGCAGGGCGGTGAAGACGTCTTGAATGTGATTAGTGAAGTGAATGCCATAACATCGAAGGTTAAAGCCGATTCAAATAACATACTTTCCGAAGCTACCGATATTTCAGCCGGTATCAAAAAACTTGCCAACCTGTCTGAGATTATTACACAAAGCATGGCTGAAATGGCGTCCGGAATAGCGGAAGTCAACAATGCAATGCAAGAAGTAAATACTATCGCGATGAATAATCAGAAAAATGCGGCCAACGTTACCGGAGAAATTGGAAAGTTCAAGGTATAA
- the loaP gene encoding antiterminator LoaP produces the protein MDYYAVQVKTGKEPELLKTIRKLNEEKHEIEAYFPRRILYVKKKGIRHKVDAPVFPGYIFLEIADLSLPLCWQLRKTPNFYHFLPNNQNPLPLADNDLALLRHFLSFGEVTAPSKVFFDANARICVVEGALKGLEGKIIKVDRRKQRAKVLLDMYTDSFPIDLAFDVIEPAAAGLGGGER, from the coding sequence ATGGATTATTATGCAGTGCAGGTAAAAACAGGTAAGGAACCGGAGCTGTTAAAAACAATACGGAAATTAAATGAAGAAAAACATGAAATAGAAGCCTATTTTCCGCGCCGCATACTGTATGTTAAAAAGAAAGGTATACGGCACAAAGTTGATGCCCCGGTATTTCCCGGCTATATTTTTTTAGAAATCGCTGACTTATCGCTTCCGCTTTGCTGGCAGCTCCGTAAGACACCGAATTTTTATCATTTTTTGCCGAATAATCAAAATCCGCTGCCGCTTGCCGATAATGACCTCGCGCTTTTGCGCCATTTTCTTTCGTTCGGAGAAGTTACTGCTCCGTCTAAAGTATTTTTTGACGCGAATGCACGGATATGTGTTGTAGAAGGGGCGCTGAAAGGACTTGAAGGAAAAATTATCAAAGTTGATAGAAGAAAGCAACGGGCTAAGGTACTGCTCGATATGTACACCGACAGCTTTCCCATCGATTTGGCTTTTGATGTGATAGAGCCGGCAGCGGCCGGTTTAGGTGGAGGGGAGAGATGA